In a genomic window of Variovorax paradoxus:
- a CDS encoding SPW repeat protein, with the protein MKQVKHWQDPVNAVLGVWLIVSPWVLGFQGHAPAMWGAIGTGLVLGAVALGATFVPQAWEEWTEVALAVWLAVSPWVLGFDALEVALVNAVLVAAAILVLALWVLVTDKDYLGGMTDRPAH; encoded by the coding sequence ATGAAGCAAGTGAAGCATTGGCAAGACCCGGTCAACGCCGTCCTCGGCGTCTGGCTGATCGTCTCGCCCTGGGTCCTGGGATTCCAGGGCCATGCGCCCGCCATGTGGGGCGCGATCGGTACCGGCCTCGTGCTCGGTGCCGTGGCACTGGGCGCGACCTTCGTGCCGCAGGCCTGGGAGGAGTGGACCGAGGTCGCGCTCGCGGTCTGGCTCGCGGTGTCGCCGTGGGTGCTGGGCTTCGACGCGCTCGAGGTGGCGCTGGTCAACGCGGTGCTCGTGGCCGCGGCGATCCTGGTGCTGGCGCTGTGGGTGCTGGTGACCGACAAGGACTATCTGGGCGGCATGACGGACCGCCCGGCCCATTGA
- a CDS encoding efflux transporter outer membrane subunit, with the protein MTATTTTPRPARAVRRMPAFLFQTPFFPQRIALAATLAALLVGCAVGPAYQVPAAVSPAGWKEQKTAEGWLPAAPADTLERGEWWKLFGDPVLDELAGRVQVSNQNIAAAVANYAQAQALVRGERAALFPSVSLSGNGRRSGNTGGDSNASNAFSATLAADWSPDVWGRLRAAVSSAQANAQASEADLAAARLSAVGELATNYFSLREADAEMVLLDETIEGYQRAYEITNNRYQAGIAAQTDVLQAQTQLVNARADRVGLQRTRATYEHAIAVLVGAAPADFGLPAAKWTPTVPGVPTGVPSTLLQRRPDIAAAERSVAAANAQIGIARAAYFPNFGLNASVGSNASKVKDLFNASNTLWALGLSVAQVVFDAGAIGANVDAARASHEAAVARYRQTVLTAFQAVEDQLSAGATLAQQEGLRREASAAADKTEQQLLNRYRAAQVGYTEVVTAQVAALNARRSLVQLQVNRQSSAIALIQALGGGWQAEWLADAGTQPAAR; encoded by the coding sequence ATGACCGCAACGACAACGACACCACGGCCCGCACGCGCCGTCCGAAGAATGCCCGCCTTCCTGTTCCAGACTCCTTTCTTTCCGCAGCGCATCGCGCTGGCCGCGACGCTCGCCGCGCTGCTCGTGGGCTGCGCCGTCGGACCGGCCTACCAGGTGCCCGCCGCCGTGTCGCCCGCGGGCTGGAAGGAACAGAAGACCGCCGAGGGCTGGCTGCCGGCCGCGCCGGCCGACACGCTCGAGCGCGGCGAATGGTGGAAGCTCTTCGGCGATCCGGTGCTCGACGAGCTCGCGGGCCGGGTGCAGGTGTCGAACCAGAACATCGCGGCCGCGGTCGCCAACTACGCGCAGGCCCAGGCCCTGGTGCGCGGCGAGCGCGCGGCGCTGTTCCCCTCGGTCTCGCTGAGCGGCAACGGCAGGCGCAGCGGCAACACCGGCGGCGACAGCAATGCCTCGAACGCCTTCTCGGCCACGCTCGCGGCCGACTGGTCGCCCGACGTCTGGGGCCGGCTGCGCGCGGCGGTCAGCAGCGCGCAGGCCAATGCGCAGGCCAGCGAGGCCGACCTCGCGGCCGCGCGGCTGTCGGCGGTCGGCGAGCTGGCCACCAACTACTTCTCGCTGCGCGAGGCCGATGCCGAGATGGTGCTGCTCGACGAGACCATCGAGGGCTACCAGCGCGCCTACGAGATCACCAACAACCGCTACCAGGCCGGCATCGCCGCGCAGACCGACGTGCTGCAGGCGCAGACCCAGCTCGTGAACGCGCGCGCCGACCGCGTCGGTCTGCAGCGCACGCGCGCCACCTACGAGCATGCGATCGCGGTGCTGGTGGGCGCGGCGCCGGCCGACTTCGGCCTGCCGGCCGCGAAATGGACGCCGACCGTGCCGGGCGTGCCGACCGGCGTGCCCTCGACGCTGCTGCAGCGCCGGCCCGACATCGCGGCCGCCGAGCGCTCGGTGGCCGCGGCCAATGCGCAGATCGGCATCGCGCGCGCGGCCTACTTCCCGAACTTCGGCCTCAATGCCTCGGTGGGCAGCAACGCGAGCAAGGTCAAGGACCTGTTCAATGCCTCGAACACGCTGTGGGCGCTCGGGCTGTCGGTGGCGCAGGTGGTGTTCGACGCGGGCGCCATCGGCGCCAACGTCGACGCGGCCAGGGCCAGCCACGAAGCGGCCGTGGCGCGCTACCGCCAGACCGTGCTGACGGCCTTCCAGGCGGTCGAGGACCAGCTCAGCGCGGGCGCCACGCTGGCCCAGCAGGAGGGCCTGCGGCGCGAGGCCTCGGCCGCGGCCGACAAGACCGAGCAGCAGCTGCTCAACCGCTACCGCGCGGCGCAGGTCGGCTACACCGAGGTCGTGACCGCGCAGGTCGCCGCGCTCAACGCGCGGCGCTCGCTGGTGCAGCTGCAGGTCAACCGCCAGTCGTCGGCGATCGCGCTGATCCAGGCGCTCGGCGGCGGCTGGCAGGCCGAGTGGCTCGCGGACGCGGGCACGCAGCCGGCCGCGCGCTGA
- a CDS encoding efflux RND transporter permease subunit, whose translation MNLSRPFVRRPIGTVLLTIGVALAGIAAFFVLPVSPLPQVDYPVISVRASIPGASPETMATSVATPLERHLGTIAGVNEMTSTSSVGSTRVTLQFDLSRNIDGAAREVQAAINASRVDLPATLRSNPTYRKANPASSPVIILALTSKTKTPGQIYDAVSNIVSQRLSQVDGVGDVEIGGGSLPAVRIELLPFALNRYGISTEDVRAAIQASNANRPKGMVQGDGRKLQVYTQTPALRASDYASMLVAWRNGAAVRLADVAEVYDGVEDTRTLGLFNGEPAVIVLITRQPSANIIETVDGVRALLPELQAQLPPDVELRVASDSTSSIRASLHEVEFTLVASVLLVVLVVSLFLRSARATVVPAVATVVALLGTFGVMYLLGFSLNNLSLMALTVATGFVVDDAIVVLENTSRHIEAGMTRMKAALLGAKEVGFTVLSISVSLVAVFIPLLFMGGQVGRLFREFAVTLSAAVMISLVISLTTTPMMCAWLLKRGGEADQSKPRGRFARWSERGYEWVLKRYEVSLDWALDSKALVALILLAVIGLNVYLFSAAPKGFFPQQDSGQLNGGLRADQSISSQALAAKLREVVDIIRRDPAVDTVTGFIGGSRAGGGFMFVNLKPANQRTESGMAVIARLRPQLNQVTGLRVFLNTVQDVRSGGRSSNSTYQYTLKSDNLADLRTWAGKLADELRLQPNLTDIDTDQDQNGVETVAEVDPDSARRLGLTSQAVDNALYNAFGQRQVATIYTELNQYHVVMEWAPRYTRSPNSLRDVYVPATRTSVVAGQTVTTQVAANGTTNQSTSVATNNTATGAKTGTASTASSTTPTVPVSANAGSRNASTGNVLSNTPTSLVPLSSVAKFVERSVATSVSHEDGELATTISFNLADGANLGDAREAIAKAEANIAMPINVRGAFAGTALAAQQSQGQQAMLILAALVVIYIVLGILYESLVHPITVLSTLPSAGVGAVLALLMFRMEFSIIALIGVFLLIGIVKKNAILIIDFALEAERSRGLSPLEAVREACLLRFRPILMTTLAAALGALPLAIGFGEGAELRRPLGVAIIGGLIASQVLTLLTTPVVYLLLDKLRRRGADESHLSRTMEVQP comes from the coding sequence ATGAACCTCTCCCGCCCCTTCGTCCGCCGCCCCATAGGCACAGTCCTCCTGACCATCGGCGTCGCCCTGGCTGGCATAGCAGCCTTCTTCGTCCTCCCGGTATCCCCGCTACCGCAAGTCGACTACCCCGTCATCTCGGTCCGCGCCTCCATCCCCGGCGCCAGCCCCGAGACCATGGCCACGAGCGTCGCCACGCCCCTCGAACGCCATCTGGGCACCATCGCCGGCGTCAACGAGATGACCTCGACCAGCTCGGTCGGCTCCACCCGCGTCACCCTGCAGTTCGACCTCAGCCGCAACATCGACGGCGCCGCGCGCGAAGTGCAGGCCGCGATCAACGCGAGCCGCGTCGACCTGCCCGCCACCCTGCGCAGCAACCCGACCTACCGCAAGGCCAACCCGGCCTCGTCGCCGGTCATCATCCTGGCGCTGACCTCCAAGACCAAGACCCCGGGCCAGATCTACGACGCCGTGTCGAACATCGTGAGCCAGCGGCTGTCGCAGGTCGACGGCGTGGGCGACGTGGAGATCGGCGGCGGGTCGCTGCCGGCCGTGCGCATCGAGCTGCTGCCGTTCGCGCTCAACCGCTACGGCATCAGCACCGAGGACGTGCGCGCCGCGATCCAGGCCTCGAACGCCAACCGGCCCAAGGGCATGGTGCAGGGCGACGGGCGCAAGCTGCAGGTCTACACGCAGACGCCGGCGCTGCGCGCGAGCGACTACGCCTCGATGCTGGTGGCCTGGCGCAACGGCGCGGCGGTGCGGCTGGCCGACGTGGCCGAGGTCTACGACGGCGTCGAGGACACTCGCACGCTGGGCCTGTTCAACGGCGAGCCGGCGGTGATCGTGCTGATCACGCGCCAGCCCTCGGCCAACATCATCGAGACCGTCGATGGCGTGCGCGCGCTGCTGCCCGAGCTGCAGGCGCAGCTGCCGCCCGACGTCGAGCTGCGCGTGGCCTCCGACAGCACCAGCTCGATCCGCGCTTCGCTGCATGAAGTGGAATTCACGCTGGTGGCCTCGGTGCTGCTGGTGGTGCTGGTGGTCAGCCTGTTCCTGCGCAGCGCGCGTGCCACGGTGGTGCCCGCGGTGGCCACGGTGGTCGCGCTGCTCGGCACCTTCGGCGTGATGTACCTGCTGGGCTTCAGCCTCAACAACCTGAGCCTGATGGCGCTCACGGTGGCCACGGGCTTCGTGGTCGACGACGCGATCGTGGTGCTCGAGAACACCAGCCGCCACATCGAGGCCGGCATGACGCGCATGAAGGCCGCGCTGCTCGGTGCCAAGGAAGTGGGCTTCACGGTGCTGTCGATCAGCGTGTCGCTGGTGGCGGTGTTCATCCCGCTGCTGTTCATGGGCGGCCAGGTCGGGCGGCTGTTCCGCGAGTTCGCGGTCACGCTGTCGGCGGCGGTGATGATCTCGCTGGTCATTTCGCTGACCACCACGCCGATGATGTGCGCGTGGCTGCTCAAGCGTGGCGGCGAGGCCGACCAATCCAAGCCGCGCGGGCGCTTCGCGCGCTGGTCGGAACGCGGCTACGAGTGGGTGCTCAAGCGCTACGAGGTCAGCCTCGACTGGGCGCTCGACAGCAAGGCGCTGGTGGCGCTGATCCTGCTGGCGGTGATCGGGCTCAACGTCTACCTGTTCAGCGCCGCGCCCAAGGGCTTCTTCCCGCAGCAGGACAGCGGCCAGCTCAACGGCGGCCTGCGCGCCGACCAGAGCATCTCCTCGCAGGCGCTCGCGGCCAAGCTGCGCGAGGTGGTCGACATCATCCGGCGCGATCCGGCGGTCGACACCGTCACGGGCTTCATCGGCGGTTCGCGCGCGGGCGGCGGCTTCATGTTCGTCAACCTCAAGCCCGCGAACCAGCGCACCGAGAGCGGCATGGCGGTGATCGCGCGGCTGCGGCCGCAGCTCAACCAGGTGACCGGCCTGCGCGTGTTCCTCAACACGGTGCAGGACGTGCGCTCGGGCGGGCGCTCGAGCAACTCCACCTACCAGTACACGCTCAAGAGCGACAACCTGGCCGACCTGCGAACCTGGGCCGGCAAGCTGGCCGACGAGCTGCGGCTGCAGCCGAACCTCACGGACATCGACACCGACCAGGACCAGAACGGCGTCGAGACCGTGGCCGAGGTCGATCCCGACAGCGCGCGCCGGCTCGGCCTGACCTCGCAGGCGGTGGACAACGCGCTCTACAACGCCTTCGGCCAGCGCCAGGTGGCGACCATCTACACCGAGCTCAACCAGTACCACGTGGTGATGGAATGGGCGCCGCGCTACACGCGCAGCCCGAACTCGCTGCGCGACGTCTACGTGCCGGCCACGCGCACCTCGGTGGTGGCGGGCCAGACCGTGACCACGCAGGTGGCGGCCAACGGCACCACCAACCAGTCGACCTCGGTCGCCACCAACAACACGGCCACCGGTGCGAAGACCGGCACCGCGTCGACCGCCTCGAGCACCACGCCCACGGTGCCGGTGTCGGCCAACGCGGGCTCGCGCAATGCCTCCACCGGCAACGTGCTGAGCAACACGCCGACCTCGCTGGTGCCGCTGTCCTCGGTGGCGAAGTTCGTCGAGCGCTCGGTCGCGACCTCGGTGAGCCACGAGGACGGCGAGCTCGCCACCACGATCTCGTTCAACCTGGCCGATGGCGCCAACCTCGGCGACGCGCGCGAGGCGATCGCCAAGGCCGAGGCCAATATCGCGATGCCGATCAACGTGCGCGGCGCCTTCGCGGGCACGGCGCTCGCGGCGCAGCAGTCGCAGGGCCAGCAGGCGATGCTGATCCTGGCCGCGCTGGTGGTCATCTACATCGTGCTGGGCATCCTCTACGAGAGCCTGGTGCATCCGATCACCGTGCTGTCGACCCTGCCCTCGGCCGGCGTGGGCGCGGTGCTGGCGCTGCTGATGTTCCGCATGGAGTTCTCCATCATCGCGCTGATCGGCGTGTTCCTGCTGATCGGCATCGTGAAGAAGAACGCCATCCTGATCATCGACTTCGCGCTCGAGGCCGAGCGCTCGCGCGGCCTGAGCCCGCTCGAGGCGGTGCGCGAGGCCTGCCTGCTGCGCTTCCGCCCGATCCTCATGACCACGCTGGCGGCTGCGCTCGGCGCGCTGCCGCTGGCGATCGGCTTCGGCGAGGGCGCCGAGCTGCGCCGGCCGCTGGGCGTGGCGATCATCGGCGGCCTGATCGCCAGCCAGGTGCTGACCCTGCTGACCACGCCGGTGGTCTACCTGCTGCTCGACAAGCTGCGCCGCCGCGGCGCCGACGAGAGCCACCTGAGCCGCACGATGGAGGTCCAGCCATGA